One window of the Mycobacterium sp. SVM_VP21 genome contains the following:
- a CDS encoding endolytic transglycosylase MltG: protein MSDEQRGTAYDKAKPEAVGPPRRRMSRTQRARENRRRRQHNRHRRVARGLGLALIVLVAIAGVFLGSKYWHSSGPVVDFSGDGGQQVLIEVHEGDFTTAIAETMLEAGVIANVGTFLSAAQGNSAIAAIQPGFYRLRAEIPAATAVQQLTDPENRVGKLVIPEGRQLDDTTDMKTDRVTPGVFTLIAEASCLDLNGDRTCLKAQDLRRAAEIETPQALSVPEWALGPVSKLGRDHRRIEGLITAGTWNVDPTASAPTVLSKLISQSSAELDKSGLPGTAVQLGMTPYEMLVVASLVQREALPHDFAKVARVIDNRLGEPQRLEFDSTVNYPLDRQEVATTDADRAKVTPWNTYASDGLPATPICSPGMDALHAAEHPEPGDWLYFVTVDKDGTTLFTHNYQQHLNNIEMALDNGVLDSSR from the coding sequence ATGTCTGACGAACAACGTGGGACGGCTTACGACAAGGCCAAACCGGAAGCGGTAGGGCCGCCGAGGCGCCGGATGAGCCGGACTCAGCGGGCCCGGGAGAATCGGCGGCGGCGCCAGCACAACCGGCACCGCCGGGTGGCCCGGGGCCTTGGCCTGGCGCTGATCGTCCTGGTCGCGATCGCCGGGGTCTTCCTGGGCTCCAAGTACTGGCACTCCAGCGGTCCCGTCGTCGACTTCAGCGGTGACGGCGGCCAGCAGGTGTTGATCGAGGTGCATGAAGGTGACTTCACCACCGCGATCGCCGAAACCATGTTGGAGGCGGGGGTGATCGCCAACGTCGGAACGTTCCTCAGCGCCGCGCAGGGCAACTCCGCCATCGCGGCGATCCAGCCCGGCTTCTACCGGTTGCGGGCCGAGATCCCGGCGGCCACCGCGGTGCAGCAGCTCACCGATCCGGAGAATCGGGTGGGCAAGCTGGTGATTCCGGAGGGCCGTCAACTCGATGACACCACTGACATGAAGACCGATCGGGTGACGCCGGGAGTGTTCACCCTCATCGCCGAGGCCAGCTGCCTGGACCTCAACGGTGACCGCACCTGTCTTAAAGCCCAGGATCTGCGTCGCGCCGCGGAGATCGAGACGCCGCAGGCACTGTCGGTGCCCGAGTGGGCCTTGGGACCGGTCAGCAAGTTGGGGCGCGACCACCGACGCATCGAGGGGTTGATCACGGCGGGCACCTGGAACGTCGACCCGACCGCGTCGGCGCCTACCGTGCTGTCGAAATTGATCAGCCAGAGCAGCGCGGAGCTGGACAAGTCCGGCCTGCCAGGCACCGCCGTGCAGTTGGGCATGACGCCTTACGAGATGCTGGTGGTGGCTTCACTGGTGCAACGCGAAGCGCTGCCGCACGACTTCGCCAAGGTGGCCAGGGTCATCGACAACCGGCTGGGGGAGCCGCAGCGGCTGGAGTTCGACTCGACGGTCAACTATCCGCTGGACCGCCAGGAGGTGGCCACCACCGACGCCGACCGGGCCAAGGTGACGCCGTGGAACACCTACGCCTCCGACGGTCTGCCGGCCACCCCGATCTGCTCACCGGGAATGGACGCCCTGCATGCCGCCGAGCACCCCGAACCGGGCGACTGGCTGTACTTCGTGACGGTCGACAAGGACGGCACCACTCTGTTCACGCATAACTACCAGCAGCACCTGAACAACATCGAGATGGCGCTGGACAACGGTGTCCTCGACAGCTCCCGCTGA